The DNA segment CCGGGATGCCCCAGTTGGACGAGAGGTAGTCGTTCAGGCCCGGGAGCAGGGAGCACCCGCCCGCGAGGACGATCTTGCCGATCCGCTCCGACTCCGCGGTGGACGCGAAGTAGTCGAACGTGCGCTGCACCTCGAGCGACAGCTCGCGCGAGACCGCCTCCAGCGCCGGGACCACCGCCTCCCAGCGGACGCCGACGTCGCGGCCCAGCTTGGCCGACTCCGCCTGCTCGAAGGGGATCTTCAGCTGCTGCGCGATCGCCTGGGTGTAGTTGTTGCCACCGAACGGGATGTCGCGGGCGAAGATCGTCGAGCCGCCGCGCACGACGTTGGTCTTCATGAACGAGGCGCCGATGTCGATGAGGGCGACGGCCTCGTGCTGGTCGTCGGGGTAGTTGAGCTCGAACTGGTTACCGAGCGCGAAGCTGTCGACGTCCACGATCGTGGGCCTGAACCCCGCGTGCTCCACGACCGACGCGTACTCGAGGACCTTCGACTTCTTCACCGCCACCAGGATGAGGTCGAGCAGGTTATCGTGCTGGCCGACGCCGTGAT comes from the Candidatus Methylomirabilota bacterium genome and includes:
- the pilM gene encoding type IV pilus assembly protein PilM, whose amino-acid sequence is MAFFRKAPQVFGLDIGSSAVKALQLTETGGTYRIGALGIAPLPPDAIADGTIKDSGTVVEAIKAAVAKAGVKGRETAIAICGRELIIKKIQIPEVPPKEIHDVVQLEAEHHIPFAIEEVFLDYHGVGQHDNLLDLILVAVKKSKVLEYASVVEHAGFRPTIVDVDSFALGNQFELNYPDDQHEAVALIDIGASFMKTNVVRGGSTIFARDIPFGGNNYTQAIAQQLKIPFEQAESAKLGRDVGVRWEAVVPALEAVSRELSLEVQRTFDYFASTAESERIGKIVLAGGCSLLPGLNDYLSSNWGIPVQLARPFERIEVDPEHAEAVNAAGPTLAVAVGLALRRPGDKDR